The DNA segment AGTTCGAAATGGATCAATATTTATTATATAATATTAACGTAAAATTAGCCCACCCGCTCCTTGACTATTTTTTTGTGACTATCTCGGATTTGGATGTCTTTTATTTTCTGATAGTTTTAGCGGTTTTATCCGTCTTTATCTGGGGAAAAGTACGTGGCCGCATTTTTTTATTCATGATGTTAATGTGTTTGGTGATCGGGGATTCGGGCATTGGTTGGGCCATCAAACGCCATACAAACCGTCCGAGACCCCATGAAGCCGTGGAGTGGGTGCAGTCCCGCCATCTGGAGAGCCGTCCTTTCCAGATCGGCCCACTGAAGATCCCGACCACCCTCCACTACAAAACCGAACCGGCTCATGTGACCAATAACCCGCGGGGCCGCTCCATGCCGTCGGGCCACGTACTCAATAATGTCGCACTAGCCATTCTGGTCACGATTTATTATAGGCGTTTGTCTTTGGTGGCTTGGGTGTGGGCTTTTCTGATCGCGTGGTCAAGAATTTATACCGGCTCCCATTACGCTAGTGATTGTGCTGTTTCCTTTGGGCTTGCGATTCTGTACACGCCTGCCATCGTTTTCGGTCTCGATTGGCTCTGGCGGAATATCCGTTTGCCCCTACTGGATAAATGGCGTCAAAAAATCCCCAGCCTCGTCAATCCAGATTCCAAAAAGCAAGCCAAATGACTGAATCAAACCATCCTGAAATTTCAATTATTGTTCCGATCTTTAATGAGGAGGAAAACCTTCCTGAACTCACCGCGCAAATCGTGAAGGGGATCGAACCCCTCCAGACATCCTATGAGATTTTACTCGTCGATGACGGGAGCACCGACGGGAGCTTGGCCATTCTGGATACCTTAAAAAGCCAATATCCCACCCTGAGCGTGTTGCAATTTACGCGGAATGCCGGACAAAGTGCCGCTCTCCATGCGGGGTTAAATAAAGCCCGTGGCAATTTGCTCGTGTCCCTGGATGGGGACCTCCAAAATGA comes from the Verrucomicrobiota bacterium genome and includes:
- a CDS encoding phosphatase PAP2 family protein encodes the protein MDQYLLYNINVKLAHPLLDYFFVTISDLDVFYFLIVLAVLSVFIWGKVRGRIFLFMMLMCLVIGDSGIGWAIKRHTNRPRPHEAVEWVQSRHLESRPFQIGPLKIPTTLHYKTEPAHVTNNPRGRSMPSGHVLNNVALAILVTIYYRRLSLVAWVWAFLIAWSRIYTGSHYASDCAVSFGLAILYTPAIVFGLDWLWRNIRLPLLDKWRQKIPSLVNPDSKKQAK